The Maridesulfovibrio zosterae DSM 11974 genome contains a region encoding:
- a CDS encoding GumC family protein — protein sequence MQESSDIAYYIDVLRRRKYQFILPAGIIFSMVLVLAFVLSPVYKSTATILIEDQGIPQDLVQTTVTGFIEERLQSISQIVLSHGNLLNIIKEFDLYPDLLGKYTTEEIINKMRDDIKLEPITAEVTNQYSGRPASATVAFTLSYEGRRPQKVAQVANVLTSLYLKENLKEREDKARSTFEFLELQLSELRSEILELESQIATFKEEHVNELPELLVHNMNSMEKLQREMDKVQEQVGTLKNRKVYLEGQLASIDPHLRIVTNDGSRFSTAKEDLEKLRRQYIELTSKYSAKHPAVLALKRQVDSLELEVDAVQSYDLIKRELKKKEQELEVLNKKYSDKHPEVIRLKREIDSLNERLGEASLEDGMFESTMDVPDNPGYIQIQTQIASTELEISETERLYTELKRQYGKFQSRVVNTPQVEQEYKILLRDYENAQVKYQDVNTRLLAAREAKGLEQSQLAERFTLIDPPIVPEKPIRPNRLALILVGFVLSMGIGIGVGVVLEFMDRSIRRAEELSDIVKYPVLAIVPYWETEVEARSIVRRKWITLLTGVAVVVVGVACVHLFYMPLDIIAVKVIRKLALNF from the coding sequence ATGCAAGAGAGTTCGGATATTGCATATTATATTGATGTACTGCGGCGCAGAAAATATCAGTTTATCCTTCCTGCAGGGATAATTTTTTCAATGGTTTTGGTTTTGGCCTTTGTTCTTTCTCCTGTTTATAAGTCGACTGCGACTATTCTTATTGAAGATCAGGGCATTCCACAGGATCTTGTTCAGACAACTGTTACAGGTTTTATTGAGGAAAGGTTGCAGTCTATTTCACAGATTGTGCTCAGTCATGGTAATTTGCTTAATATAATAAAAGAATTTGATCTTTATCCTGATCTTTTAGGTAAATATACAACCGAAGAAATCATCAACAAAATGCGTGATGATATTAAGCTTGAACCTATTACTGCGGAAGTTACAAATCAGTATTCCGGACGTCCTGCCAGTGCGACTGTTGCATTTACTCTTTCTTATGAAGGACGTAGACCGCAGAAAGTAGCTCAGGTAGCAAATGTTTTAACGTCACTTTATCTGAAAGAAAATCTTAAAGAGCGTGAAGATAAGGCGAGATCTACATTTGAATTTTTAGAGCTGCAGCTTTCTGAACTTCGGTCTGAAATTCTTGAATTGGAATCTCAGATTGCTACTTTTAAGGAAGAGCATGTGAATGAGTTGCCAGAACTTCTTGTTCACAATATGAATTCTATGGAGAAACTTCAGCGTGAGATGGATAAAGTTCAGGAGCAGGTTGGGACTCTTAAAAACCGTAAGGTCTACCTTGAAGGTCAGCTTGCCAGCATTGATCCTCACCTGAGAATTGTTACCAATGACGGGAGCCGCTTTTCAACGGCAAAAGAGGATCTTGAAAAGCTTAGGCGTCAATATATTGAACTTACCTCTAAGTATTCGGCAAAACATCCCGCCGTGCTTGCCCTGAAGCGGCAGGTTGATTCTTTAGAACTGGAAGTTGATGCTGTTCAGAGTTATGATCTTATAAAACGAGAACTTAAGAAAAAAGAGCAGGAGCTCGAAGTTCTGAATAAAAAATATTCAGATAAGCATCCTGAAGTTATCCGTTTGAAACGGGAGATAGACTCATTAAATGAACGCCTTGGAGAAGCTTCTCTCGAAGACGGTATGTTTGAATCAACAATGGATGTGCCTGATAATCCGGGATACATTCAAATTCAAACTCAGATTGCTTCCACAGAGCTTGAAATATCAGAAACTGAAAGGCTTTATACTGAACTGAAGAGACAATATGGAAAATTTCAGAGCAGGGTTGTAAATACCCCTCAGGTAGAACAGGAGTATAAAATACTTCTGCGTGATTATGAGAATGCTCAGGTTAAGTATCAGGACGTCAATACTAGACTGCTTGCTGCTCGTGAGGCGAAAGGGCTTGAGCAGAGTCAGCTTGCTGAGCGTTTCACTTTAATTGATCCTCCTATTGTCCCGGAAAAACCTATCAGGCCCAACCGTCTGGCGTTAATCCTTGTGGGCTTTGTTTTGTCAATGGGGATTGGTATCGGAGTTGGTGTTGTGCTTGAGTTCATGGATCGTTCAATTCGCAGGGCGGAAGAGTTGTCGGATATTGTTAAGTATCCTGTGCTGGCAATTGTTCCATACTGGGAGACTGAAGTTGAAGCCCGATCTATAGTAAGAAGGAAGTGGATTACCTTATTAACTGGTGTAGCCGTTGTTGTTGTTGGGGTTGCATGTGTTCATTTATTTTATATGCCTCTGGATATCATCGCTGTAAAAGTTATTAGAAAGCTGGCACTTAATTTTTAA
- a CDS encoding ExeA family protein, with protein MYLEFFGLKEKPFNILPDPDFFYLSQWHQQAMTHIEYGLMNGDSLIMLTGDAGTGKTSIIYKLVIDRCQDTIVGVIFNSAVGGDHIVEMILTELEVEMPENPTPASCLNALQEFLLDVYTKGEKKVLLILDEAQNLSDEALEQVRMISNLQAGKDNLISILMVGQSGFRAKLRKARYSQIVQRIVVSAHLSRLREHEVVEYVCYRLKQGGAEDPHSIFTEEAISKINEYSYGIPRNINVICEGSLIYGFADDVKPITGSIVESFAQERIKEGLLTVPESTFNFENVDMQEYIIGLEKRVSSLEDSMGIIKRTLIKLIKAVKRFSLQK; from the coding sequence ATGTATCTGGAATTCTTTGGGTTAAAAGAGAAGCCTTTCAATATTTTGCCTGACCCTGACTTTTTTTATCTTAGTCAGTGGCACCAGCAGGCAATGACTCATATTGAATATGGGCTTATGAACGGTGACAGTCTTATAATGCTTACCGGGGATGCTGGAACCGGTAAAACTTCTATTATTTATAAACTCGTGATTGATAGATGCCAAGACACTATTGTGGGAGTAATCTTTAATAGTGCTGTTGGCGGTGATCATATAGTTGAAATGATTCTTACAGAACTTGAAGTCGAAATGCCTGAAAATCCGACGCCGGCTTCTTGTCTCAATGCTTTGCAGGAGTTTTTGCTTGATGTTTATACTAAGGGCGAGAAGAAAGTTTTACTTATCCTTGATGAAGCACAGAATTTAAGTGACGAAGCTCTTGAGCAAGTACGTATGATTTCAAACCTGCAAGCTGGCAAAGATAATCTGATATCTATTCTGATGGTTGGACAATCCGGTTTTAGGGCTAAACTCAGGAAAGCCCGATACAGCCAGATTGTTCAACGTATTGTTGTCAGTGCACATCTTTCAAGATTACGTGAACATGAAGTTGTTGAGTATGTATGCTATCGTCTAAAGCAGGGTGGAGCGGAAGATCCCCACAGCATTTTTACTGAGGAAGCTATTTCTAAGATTAATGAGTATTCCTATGGAATTCCGCGTAATATTAATGTCATCTGTGAAGGTTCTTTAATTTATGGTTTTGCTGACGATGTTAAACCTATTACCGGCAGTATTGTTGAAAGTTTTGCGCAGGAACGGATAAAAGAAGGCTTGCTTACTGTTCCGGAATCAACATTTAATTTTGAAAATGTTGATATGCAGGAATATATTATTGGGTTGGAAAAGAGAGTATCCAGTCTTGAAGATTCCATGGGCATTATCAAACGAACATTAATCAAACTTATTAAGGCTGTTAAAAGGTTTAGTCTGCAGAAATAA
- a CDS encoding ABC transporter permease encodes MNKNNISISRVLSTFLVLGFILLPLSQLILGSNLSELTETIMDTDVRDSIIRSMLCSGLAALISFVIGTPFAYLLARKDFRGKGLIESIVDLPIMIPHPVIGIALLSIAGRNHWIGQHLLQAGIRIMGTSTGIVAVLLFVGLPFYINAARDGFSAVPERLEKASRTLGASRSQTFVRVTFPLAWRSLLTGMIMCMARALSEFGAVVIVAYHPMVAPVLMYERFTAYGLAYSRPVAIWLIFLSLILFAALRILSRGLRGDNV; translated from the coding sequence ATGAATAAAAATAATATTTCTATCAGCAGAGTTCTTTCCACTTTTCTTGTTTTAGGATTTATTCTTCTCCCGCTAAGTCAGCTTATTCTTGGTTCAAATCTCTCAGAATTGACCGAGACCATTATGGATACTGATGTTCGTGATTCCATCATCCGCAGTATGCTTTGTTCAGGTCTGGCCGCACTGATTTCATTTGTTATAGGTACACCTTTTGCGTATTTGCTTGCACGCAAGGATTTTCGGGGCAAGGGATTAATTGAGTCTATTGTTGATCTTCCGATTATGATACCTCACCCCGTAATCGGTATTGCTTTACTCAGTATTGCTGGACGTAATCATTGGATAGGTCAGCATCTGCTGCAGGCTGGAATTCGTATTATGGGGACCTCAACAGGTATTGTGGCCGTACTGCTTTTTGTAGGTCTGCCTTTCTATATTAATGCAGCCAGAGATGGCTTTTCAGCTGTGCCGGAGAGACTTGAAAAAGCTTCTAGAACACTTGGGGCAAGCAGGTCTCAAACGTTTGTACGTGTAACCTTTCCTCTTGCATGGCGTTCTCTTTTGACCGGAATGATTATGTGTATGGCTAGGGCATTAAGCGAATTCGGTGCAGTCGTTATAGTCGCATATCATCCCATGGTTGCACCTGTTCTAATGTATGAGAGATTTACCGCCTATGGGCTCGCATATTCCCGTCCTGTCGCAATCTGGCTTATTTTTCTATCACTTATTTTGTTTGCCGCATTGCGGATTCTATCCCGTGGGCTAAGGGGAGATAACGTATGA
- the wtpA gene encoding tungstate ABC transporter substrate-binding protein WtpA: MMRILLMGIALAALSIMTVNSAVALEKISGDVVIFHAGSLSVPLAKMEKEFEAMHPGVDIKREAGGSTKMARMISEVGKPADIMASADYVVIDKNLIPKFADFNIRFATNQLVLCYTDQSQYASDINADNWYEILQKPDVVWGYSDPNIDPCGYRSVMVLQLAEKFYGKPGLFNKLMSQRKDEWVRPKSVELISLLKTGNMDYAWEYLSVAVQHGLKYVTLDKHINLSDYKYNNFYKQAKVSVSGKKPGTTIERIGKSITYGVTMLKEAPNKAAATAFLTYMLSSDGGLKILKEMGQPPFDPAIVPDEAMIKNMPEPLGKIIKVKK; this comes from the coding sequence ATAATGCGTATTTTATTAATGGGAATTGCACTTGCCGCTTTGTCAATTATGACTGTAAATTCTGCAGTTGCATTGGAAAAGATTAGTGGTGATGTTGTTATATTTCATGCAGGAAGTCTTTCTGTTCCTCTTGCAAAGATGGAAAAAGAATTTGAAGCCATGCATCCTGGGGTAGATATTAAAAGGGAAGCCGGTGGTTCCACAAAAATGGCCCGTATGATTTCAGAAGTAGGTAAACCTGCAGATATCATGGCTTCAGCTGATTATGTTGTTATCGATAAAAATCTTATACCAAAATTTGCAGATTTTAATATCCGTTTTGCAACTAATCAGCTTGTACTTTGCTATACAGATCAAAGCCAATACGCATCTGATATTAATGCTGATAACTGGTATGAGATTCTTCAGAAACCCGACGTGGTATGGGGATATTCTGATCCCAATATTGACCCGTGCGGTTATCGCAGTGTGATGGTACTGCAGCTTGCTGAAAAATTTTACGGTAAACCGGGGCTCTTTAATAAACTAATGTCACAGCGCAAAGATGAATGGGTTCGTCCTAAATCTGTAGAGCTTATCTCTCTGCTCAAAACAGGTAATATGGACTACGCATGGGAATATCTTTCTGTGGCAGTTCAGCATGGTTTAAAGTACGTCACTTTGGACAAGCATATTAATTTGTCAGATTATAAATATAACAATTTTTACAAGCAGGCTAAAGTCTCCGTATCAGGTAAAAAGCCCGGGACAACTATTGAGCGCATAGGTAAATCAATCACTTATGGTGTAACCATGTTGAAAGAGGCTCCTAATAAAGCTGCTGCAACTGCATTTCTGACTTACATGCTTTCTTCAGACGGAGGGCTTAAAATTCTTAAGGAAATGGGACAGCCTCCTTTTGATCCGGCAATTGTGCCTGATGAGGCTATGATCAAAAACATGCCCGAACCCCTTGGCAAAATTATTAAGGTTAAAAAATAA
- a CDS encoding polysaccharide biosynthesis/export family protein: MKCTKLLLFTVIVIFFAISPSVSGAQEVKKSEYKLGPEDIVEISVWGDDDLAREVVVRPDGGVSFPLVGDLVAGGRTVDDLRKEIRKRIVEYIPDAAVTVILRKVENPKVYVMGKVQNPKMIVMGQDMTVVQALAMAGGLSNFAAAGNISVVRRFPDGSQKVFAFDYDDFADGDNLEQNILLKPGDTVVVP; the protein is encoded by the coding sequence GTGAAGTGTACAAAATTATTACTTTTTACTGTTATTGTCATTTTTTTTGCAATATCACCTTCGGTTTCTGGTGCACAAGAAGTTAAAAAAAGTGAATATAAACTTGGACCTGAAGATATTGTTGAGATTTCTGTTTGGGGCGATGATGACCTTGCAAGAGAAGTAGTTGTTCGTCCCGATGGAGGTGTCTCCTTTCCACTTGTTGGAGATTTAGTTGCCGGGGGCCGTACAGTTGATGACCTTCGTAAGGAAATCAGGAAAAGAATTGTAGAGTACATACCTGATGCAGCTGTGACAGTTATTTTGCGCAAGGTTGAGAATCCTAAAGTGTACGTTATGGGTAAAGTTCAGAACCCTAAAATGATTGTAATGGGACAGGATATGACTGTTGTTCAGGCCTTGGCAATGGCGGGTGGACTTAGCAACTTTGCCGCAGCTGGCAACATAAGTGTTGTACGTAGGTTCCCAGACGGTAGTCAGAAAGTTTTTGCATTTGATTATGATGATTTTGCTGATGGTGATAATCTTGAGCAAAACATTTTGCTGAAACCCGGAGACACAGTCGTGGTTCCGTAA
- a CDS encoding sulfotransferase → MKYAFLLYDSRSGSTLLSSLLNLFSGIIVTQESAFIPLILENFCDEGQLNTDHIIDLIYSEPQFCDWNINKEMLREKLSSLPRLSYKSTFDVIIDEYLKVRGEEYPELIIVKGPRYEFHLNTFKSLYDDPLFINLIRDGRAVYNSKLNMVSVSGLKMSNNVFQSAFEWRKKLKGVADQPVINLRFEDLVADNQSVVSCLLDKLAISASGREISSTQEEFHKLIGNSQKHLHTNVNKAPDKSIAVKWRKNLSDAEVWIYEKMCGKLLVENGYDLYADSDTSAKEILSVAVRHAIHWCWLKVRNLFYYTFIDGSIIQKLKGKRFE, encoded by the coding sequence ATGAAATACGCCTTTTTGCTATATGATAGCCGTTCAGGTTCTACTCTATTATCATCACTTTTAAATCTTTTTTCCGGTATTATTGTAACGCAAGAAAGTGCTTTCATTCCTCTTATTCTTGAGAATTTCTGTGATGAAGGTCAGCTTAATACTGATCATATTATTGATCTTATTTATTCAGAACCGCAGTTTTGTGACTGGAATATTAATAAGGAAATGCTGCGTGAAAAGCTTAGCTCTTTACCAAGACTCAGCTATAAATCAACTTTTGATGTTATAATTGATGAGTATCTTAAAGTCAGAGGTGAAGAATATCCGGAATTGATCATTGTCAAAGGACCCAGATACGAATTTCATCTTAATACATTTAAATCCTTGTATGATGATCCTCTTTTTATAAATCTCATCCGTGATGGTCGGGCCGTTTATAACTCAAAGTTGAATATGGTGTCTGTTTCCGGTCTAAAAATGTCTAATAATGTTTTTCAGTCTGCTTTTGAGTGGAGAAAAAAGCTTAAGGGAGTGGCTGACCAGCCTGTAATTAATTTAAGATTTGAAGATCTTGTTGCTGATAATCAATCTGTTGTCAGTTGTTTGCTTGATAAACTTGCTATAAGCGCTTCTGGCAGGGAAATTTCATCAACACAGGAAGAGTTTCATAAGCTGATCGGGAACAGTCAGAAGCATTTGCATACTAATGTTAATAAAGCTCCGGACAAAAGTATTGCGGTTAAATGGCGGAAAAATCTTAGTGATGCTGAAGTCTGGATTTATGAAAAGATGTGCGGAAAACTGCTGGTTGAAAATGGGTACGATCTTTACGCAGATTCTGATACTTCAGCAAAAGAAATTCTTTCGGTTGCCGTTCGCCATGCCATTCATTGGTGTTGGCTGAAAGTAAGAAATTTATTTTATTACACATTCATTGATGGAAGTATTATTCAAAAGCTAAAAGGAAAACGCTTTGAGTAA
- a CDS encoding polysaccharide biosynthesis C-terminal domain-containing protein, translated as MSNNLSTLYKIALVFSAKIGKGVGGLFLTWALAKKYGAYGSGLFFIPYTFAFLCALISQLGLGNACMKFAPVLKSEDPENLSFLWTITLLVVGCFSAILLITVFFVPEFFSTLVFKNPDNTRYILYASPIIFFWSLTYLIIFFRQSLGDVSGITIVENTVIPWGMLIIACSTFVVDMSVVYYVLSISLLFGLTFIYAFMSTRHKYSLSFSFKLNSSLTLKDIIAYCLPLLAIAFAQNSLVWINTLILGGVGSIADSAVFVSAMRVAMSISILLYTFNSVYVPHISAAYARNDFDSINKLYSDITCSLSLFSFVILALSLLYSNFIMDAFGVDYDGGTGCLLYLILGNVFSCYIGPVGYVLLMAGRSKIEAFNTLTALGVNAVLCVFLYKFMGVSGAGAAFFAAFVVVNMLRYFQCKRILGLRWLNSLQAKIMIIQLFFVVAYLLVRPFDFNREAIAASFLILYSLVNIKNIKILINKMKVSYSI; from the coding sequence TTGAGTAATAATTTATCCACCCTTTATAAAATTGCGCTTGTATTCAGTGCTAAGATTGGTAAAGGGGTTGGTGGACTCTTTTTAACATGGGCACTTGCAAAGAAGTATGGAGCGTATGGTTCTGGATTATTTTTTATTCCATATACTTTTGCTTTTCTTTGTGCATTGATCTCACAGCTGGGCCTTGGCAATGCGTGCATGAAGTTTGCGCCAGTTCTTAAAAGTGAAGATCCTGAAAATTTATCATTTTTGTGGACAATCACTTTGCTGGTAGTGGGATGTTTTTCTGCTATTTTACTTATTACTGTTTTTTTTGTTCCAGAGTTTTTTTCCACCCTTGTATTTAAGAATCCTGATAATACCCGCTATATTCTTTACGCCTCACCGATAATTTTCTTCTGGAGTTTGACTTATCTGATTATCTTTTTTCGACAGAGCCTCGGGGATGTTTCCGGTATAACTATTGTTGAAAATACTGTCATTCCATGGGGAATGTTGATTATTGCGTGCTCGACTTTTGTAGTTGATATGAGTGTCGTTTATTATGTGCTCAGCATTTCGTTACTTTTCGGGTTAACATTTATTTATGCGTTTATGTCCACCAGGCATAAGTATTCGCTGTCTTTTTCGTTTAAACTTAATAGCTCGCTGACTCTTAAAGATATAATTGCTTACTGCCTGCCACTGCTTGCGATTGCCTTCGCACAAAATTCGCTGGTCTGGATTAATACGCTTATTCTGGGAGGGGTAGGGTCTATTGCAGATTCTGCTGTTTTTGTGTCTGCAATGCGCGTGGCAATGAGTATTTCTATTTTGCTATACACTTTTAATAGTGTGTATGTTCCGCATATTTCTGCTGCTTATGCCAGAAATGATTTTGATTCTATTAATAAACTATATAGTGATATCACCTGTTCTTTATCGCTTTTTTCATTCGTTATTCTGGCTCTTTCGTTATTATATTCTAATTTTATTATGGATGCTTTCGGTGTTGATTATGATGGGGGAACAGGATGTCTGCTTTATTTGATTCTAGGCAATGTCTTTAGCTGTTATATCGGCCCTGTAGGATATGTACTTTTGATGGCTGGCAGATCAAAAATTGAAGCCTTCAATACTCTTACGGCTCTTGGGGTGAATGCTGTCCTTTGTGTGTTTCTTTATAAGTTTATGGGTGTAAGTGGTGCTGGTGCAGCTTTTTTTGCAGCTTTTGTGGTTGTTAATATGCTGCGCTATTTTCAGTGCAAACGTATTCTAGGTCTTCGTTGGCTAAACAGTCTGCAGGCTAAAATTATGATCATACAGTTGTTTTTTGTTGTAGCTTATTTATTGGTGAGACCTTTTGATTTTAATCGTGAAGCCATTGCTGCCTCGTTTCTCATTCTTTATTCGCTAGTGAATATTAAAAACATCAAAATACTCATTAACAAAATGAAAGTCAGCTATTCTATTTAG
- a CDS encoding polysaccharide biosynthesis tyrosine autokinase, which translates to MSKLLKAVEKAKRNRRTQEDNWIEKGQSHVEPALAGELGDNDDSSGIDQDKRITTADPLGGAEKCTIPKSFFDDDLVLDELLLAKNRILTKHSSSSFTDIYNLLRTQILHRTKKKGHNVLMVTSAMPGEGKTITSINLAISIAREVDQFALLVDTDMRNPSIHKYLGIDVSKGLSDHLLHDIPVHELLVKPGIDKLSYLPSGDPIRGSTEILGSPKLQELIMEMKERYPDRYVIFDCPDLLNAPDALVFSSYVDGIIFVIEAGKTSREYVKKALGLLEDRNIVGVVLNKTDKESLDVVI; encoded by the coding sequence ATGAGCAAATTGCTCAAGGCTGTTGAAAAAGCTAAGCGTAACAGGCGCACACAAGAAGATAATTGGATTGAGAAGGGACAGTCACACGTTGAGCCAGCGTTAGCTGGAGAGCTTGGAGATAATGATGACTCTTCTGGTATTGACCAGGATAAAAGAATTACTACGGCTGATCCTCTTGGAGGAGCAGAGAAGTGCACCATTCCAAAGAGCTTTTTTGATGATGATCTTGTCCTTGATGAACTTCTTTTGGCAAAAAACAGGATTTTGACTAAACACAGTAGCTCCTCTTTTACAGATATATACAATTTATTGCGTACGCAGATTCTTCATCGTACCAAAAAGAAAGGTCATAATGTTTTAATGGTGACCAGTGCTATGCCGGGTGAAGGTAAAACAATCACTTCAATTAATCTGGCTATAAGTATTGCACGCGAAGTTGATCAGTTTGCATTGCTTGTAGATACTGACATGCGTAACCCTAGTATTCATAAATACTTGGGTATTGATGTTAGTAAAGGTTTGAGTGACCATTTACTGCATGATATTCCTGTACATGAACTTCTAGTAAAGCCTGGAATTGATAAACTTTCTTACCTGCCTTCAGGTGATCCAATCAGAGGGTCTACTGAAATTCTGGGTTCGCCTAAGTTGCAGGAATTGATTATGGAAATGAAGGAACGGTATCCTGACCGTTATGTTATTTTTGATTGTCCGGATCTTTTAAATGCTCCGGATGCGCTGGTCTTTTCCAGTTATGTAGATGGCATTATTTTTGTTATTGAGGCCGGTAAAACGTCCCGTGAGTATGTTAAAAAGGCTCTTGGTCTTTTAGAGGACCGTAATATTGTTGGGGTTGTTTTAAATAAGACTGATAAAGAAAGTCTGGATGTCGTTATTTAG
- a CDS encoding DUF4962 domain-containing protein: MRLKAVLFVLGLIFFLCSVPAICGAADYSVFKSRPRLYFTKQRLEELRAVKDTKPYSDFLKVIRKRGRGQVGSRVPNNLVLYDAATIRRPADGLLNLSFYYLITGDSSYFSNIKDLLHTFSVNSDWAGNSDMGPAHVLYSMSLAYDWFYDELSPTLKLLVRDAIAEHAEIFYDLTRKKKIWWSQDKGLLQNHNYVNVASLAVAGIALYGEDSRAIKWLNAAENNFDAVLALLSPDGASHEGIGYWSYGTLWMLNYYSAMAPAQGFDKVRNSGFFKNTAKFRLYASLPGFQYNVDYADSPIIDFYGPSCFLRCLASIFKDGHAQWLAAKTESVRRKRSVLWQDYIWYDSSVKPVSPENMPLFGWFDNLGILLSRSSWDKDGSLVMFKAGPPQGYLALAKGVYPGSHIHPDEGTFSVWSGRKSIVQDDGYVLKKLSSSHNVLTFDKQGQLGEGGTWFLQYDYKDSKGVIPKPKFNTGDSFQAVEIELAGLYPPSVRPKSWKRAIVVIGGADVFVRDHVVPSRNIQIDYPLHLERDTRRVGDDFCLDYGKDYALNFVGKNFSGTFKRYMIPTKSMGKNIPRIGMLNTRTRKTSMPVSMLTAIARAKEGCTSPALVINFNEELDTAVVESVSGKYKIKFSSLTAEKI; the protein is encoded by the coding sequence ATGCGGCTGAAGGCTGTATTGTTTGTACTAGGATTAATTTTTTTCCTTTGCAGCGTTCCTGCCATATGTGGAGCTGCTGACTATTCTGTTTTTAAAAGCAGACCAAGGTTATACTTTACCAAGCAGAGACTTGAAGAGCTTCGAGCTGTTAAAGATACGAAGCCCTATTCTGATTTTTTGAAAGTTATACGCAAGAGAGGGCGGGGACAAGTTGGAAGCAGAGTCCCTAATAATCTTGTTTTATATGATGCTGCAACCATTCGGCGTCCTGCTGATGGTCTTCTTAATCTTTCTTTTTACTATCTTATAACTGGTGATTCTTCTTACTTTTCAAATATTAAAGATCTGCTGCATACTTTCAGTGTAAATTCTGATTGGGCTGGTAATAGCGATATGGGGCCTGCTCATGTCCTTTATTCTATGTCTCTTGCTTATGATTGGTTCTATGATGAGCTGTCTCCAACATTAAAATTGCTGGTACGTGACGCAATAGCAGAGCATGCTGAAATATTTTATGATCTGACCCGTAAAAAGAAAATATGGTGGTCTCAGGATAAGGGGCTGCTCCAGAATCATAATTATGTGAATGTTGCATCTCTGGCCGTTGCTGGTATTGCCTTATATGGCGAGGATAGTAGAGCCATTAAATGGCTTAATGCAGCTGAGAACAATTTTGACGCGGTGCTTGCTTTGCTTTCTCCGGATGGAGCTTCACATGAAGGTATTGGTTACTGGAGTTATGGTACGCTTTGGATGTTAAATTACTATAGTGCGATGGCTCCTGCTCAAGGGTTCGATAAAGTTAGAAACAGTGGTTTTTTTAAAAATACTGCCAAGTTCAGACTTTATGCTTCACTTCCGGGTTTTCAATACAATGTTGATTATGCTGATTCTCCAATAATTGATTTCTATGGTCCAAGTTGTTTTTTACGCTGTCTCGCTTCTATCTTTAAGGATGGACATGCTCAATGGCTTGCTGCCAAGACTGAGAGCGTAAGGAGAAAGCGCTCTGTGCTTTGGCAGGACTATATATGGTATGATTCTTCAGTTAAGCCTGTTTCTCCTGAAAATATGCCTCTTTTCGGATGGTTTGATAATCTTGGTATTTTACTAAGTCGTTCTTCGTGGGATAAAGATGGATCTCTTGTAATGTTCAAAGCAGGACCTCCGCAAGGGTACCTGGCTTTAGCAAAGGGAGTTTATCCTGGTTCACATATTCATCCAGATGAAGGTACATTTAGTGTGTGGAGTGGACGGAAGTCAATAGTACAAGACGATGGATATGTGCTTAAGAAGTTATCTTCAAGCCACAATGTATTGACCTTTGATAAGCAGGGACAGCTCGGCGAAGGTGGCACATGGTTTCTGCAGTATGACTATAAAGATTCAAAAGGTGTAATTCCTAAACCTAAGTTTAATACTGGCGATTCTTTTCAGGCTGTAGAGATTGAACTTGCGGGCCTTTATCCTCCTAGTGTCAGACCGAAGTCATGGAAAAGAGCTATTGTCGTGATTGGCGGTGCAGATGTGTTTGTTCGTGATCATGTAGTACCGTCCAGAAATATTCAAATCGATTATCCTCTTCATCTCGAAAGGGATACCCGCAGGGTGGGAGATGACTTTTGTCTTGATTATGGAAAGGACTATGCTCTTAATTTTGTGGGAAAAAATTTTTCAGGCACTTTTAAAAGATATATGATTCCCACTAAATCAATGGGAAAAAATATACCACGTATTGGCATGCTCAACACCCGTACTCGTAAAACCTCTATGCCTGTTTCTATGCTGACAGCAATCGCCAGGGCTAAAGAAGGGTGCACTTCTCCTGCTCTTGTTATTAATTTTAATGAAGAACTGGATACTGCTGTTGTTGAGAGTGTAAGTGGTAAATATAAAATAAAATTTTCATCCCTTACTGCTGAAAAGATATAA